TTTGAAGTCGTCATATATGGTTGTTTGGCCTCCCTCCTCAAGCTCCTCctataaaaggaaaatcttcAATGAGACCATAGTACTCACCAAGGATAGAATAAAATAGAAGCAAATAACACTTTAGAACCAGACCGTCAAGCTTTCAAGATAAGCACACCACTTAGGAACAGGTCCAAGAACAGGTCCACTGTCCCTAAACACACAAATGTCATTTATTGCTCCCGCAGTCAGTTCAATGCTGGTCATGCCATCACCCTGAAATCCAGCAGAAACCAGTTAAAAATCTAAATGAACTTGCAACAGGGAGTATTGACATAtaacaaattctgaaaattctttCTACAACAGCGACATGACTCGAGAATTgacattttaaacaaaatgatCTAAAGAACCAGTTAAAAGTTAACATGCTAAATTTTGGATTGCTGTTGGAAAGATACCAAAAATACCACTTGAACATAGAAATAGTGACCGCAAAGGATAAGAACATGTAGCATTCATTTTGTATAAGAAACtctaattataaaatttcagTCTTACTAGACTAGGAAAggcaaaaatagagaaaacatGTACTCATTGGTCAATCTAGGCATCTTCCTCCTATAGGGCTTAAGTTAACCAAGCTGAATACAAAACAGCAACAGCATTGAAATAATAGCACCAATTTTTACCCTAAATGATTTGCACCATATACAAAGAAagtatggaaaggaaaaaataagaagcaTAGCTTCTCATTGATATAACTCATACCATCTCTGGGTCCCAAATCCTGACAATATGGTTATCAGTGGAAATCAGCTTTGGGTTTTCAGAATTCAGAGTACGATGCCATTTAATATCCAATATTGCACTACCGTACCTGCATAAGAACataaccttttgtttttgttatcgagaaaattcaaaaaacatgATAATTTCAAACTGAGGCAAAACCAAAAAAGGGACACAACTTGATAATTTGAATAACCAAGAGAAATCTCACATGTGATCCTTTACTCGTATGGGAAGTGAGGAACGCAAATCATATATCATAACCTGCATCACAAGTAAGTTATTAGATTGCTATTTCAGTAGATAAAAGTTTTGGCCTCTCAATATAATCGAAGTATGGCCCACAATAAGGTGGATGTTGCCAACTCAGGAATTCACAAAATGTCCATCACTAACAAATCTCCATACCAAAATTCTCTAGCAGAAAGTGAACATTAGTGTGATCATAGACCTTTACTGAACATGAATTGATAATCAGACTGGATCGACCCTTTTTACTTTGATCCTCAGTAcaccattatatatatatttgatgcCTATATGCTGTAAACACCAGCAAAATAACCCTCACTATGACTCTCTCATCCAACCCCTTGGAGTCTTTCACAAGGTCAAACAATCATTGGTCCGTTCTTATAAGAATTTCCACTATCAAGTAAGCAAGATCAGCTCTACTTGTTTGAAATGTGTATCTGGTAAGCCCGTGTAATTTAGCAACTCAACCATCTACAGGATAAAAGGCCTCCGAAAAGAAATCTACAATCACCCTTCAAACCATCCGAAGCTGTCTCAATCTCATTAACTACACTCGAGAACAATCCTGTTTCTTGACAATGACCAAATACACAAACTTTATGAAAAGTACAGTGTGCAATACAAGCATGTTCTTTGCGTGCCTAATGTCTAAATGTAATAACAGAAGTTCCTCGAGAAAAATATGTATGAGCTTGAGCACCGAAAATGACTTCAAAAATACAGTAGCAAGTGCTTCGAAAAGGGGAATTGAGGAAAGGCCTGCTTGCCACATATTGTAAGAATGGCATCATACCTTGCCTGCGCTACTTCCAATAGCCATCAAATAGCCGCCATCTCCATCAAATTCCACAGCAGGGACCTCCTACAAGTCAGGCAAGTACACGAGAAAACTTCCCCTCTCCATGAGAAGAAAACCCAATGATGAAAGTGCTTATGCATACATTTGGCACTAAGAAAGAACTCCCCCACACACATCCATGTTTCATTTTCAGCTCCATGTTGAAAAGTTCTAGATAAGAATTTAAGAACTGAACAGCAGGCTTACTGAGTCAATGTCTCCAGTAGGTGCGACTGCATTTATCCTACCAACAGAAGATCTCATCCTCAAGTCAAAACATTCGAGGGCACCATCTTCACCACCACACGCAATGAGCCCATGAAGCTTGCTGAAAATGAAAACATCCTCGTGAATTTCACAGCAAATTGCACCATGTGTAAATTCAATATTTACATGGAAATATTGAATTTAAGATACATTTTACTATATCAACCTTCGAGAAACTACATTCAGTGCTGGCGATTGAGTGCTAAGAGAGGAGAGAAATCGTCCCTGCAAGGAAAAAACGAGAAGTTAAAATTATTATACAGGAAAAATATTGCCCCCACGAGAAGAATACTTCCCATGTATTCATCTAAAGTACAAGAAAAAACAGTTGCCTGGAAAAGGAAAGGTTAAATCAATTATCCtattcttctccctctctctttcttttttccttttttttggtgttttccgctttgtttttggttttgttcATCGTGCATGAGCTCCTCAGAAGTAAGCATAGTCCCTGAAGATTTATCATTGCAAGGACAAAATGGATCCCTCTCACTGAGCACCAATGAATATggcaaataaaataagatatcatgACTTGTGACTAGAAGACAATTTTCCAAGTTTTAATAGAACTCagaaaagctgaaaaatgcATCGAATTCCCTTTCTTCCACACGAAGGTCCCACACACAAAAGCACGAAACTCATGCACGCTCAAAGTTACATCATTAAAGCGTAGAATTGGCCAAGATCTGGAGTTGAAGAATAAAAACTTCCCGCCTCTCAAACTACAGTTGGACAACAAGCAACTGTAAACAATACAGAGAAAAAGAACTCAATAACTCATCACGGTGTAAGAAGAAATACACAAGAAcctgttctaaatttattctgTACAAATCAGGAGAAGATGCAGCGCATAGCAAGTCACACGACCAGCAATCATATGCCATATCCCTTCCCATCCTGCAAATAACACACGCAGAAAAATGACTTCAATCAAAATGGTTCACGAAGAACAGAACGTCAGTGCATCAATCGTAAAGCCTAAATGGTATAGAGATTCTCCAAACTCCAAAAATGCAACTCATCTAAAAAAACTCTCCTACATGGAACATACAAGGGAAACAACTTGTGATAGGAAATTCTCCAGATGTGGCACAAATCAAACGTTATCTGTTTTTTACATGGAGGAAGGTACAATTTCCATAAAGGCAAAGTGTTCGAGTcaggaagaaattaaaaaataaaaatagggggCTTTCTGGTGTGATATCTTCAGAAAGTAAGTAGTTCCAATCAATTACATCAATAAGTACTTTGCAAAAATGCTACATACAGAAGATGACATATCTCGTGGAAATGGCAAGACATCAAAAGCAGCAAGATAGATTATGATGTCCCCTTCCAAACCAAAGGGACATCAGcattttaaagttaaaaaattagagaaggaAAACATTGAAAATGTTGAAACAAGACTCGGGGGAAAAGTCTGTGTTTGATCCAAGTCCGTCCAAGTTAAGGGAGGAGCCTAGCAAAATGTAAATAACATCCAATTTGCAATGACATTCTTTGCACTAATTGTAAAAACTAAAGGCATAAGACTTAAAACATGGAATCATAATGTATGctataaaaataacaattggACCATGtaagctaggggtgagcatcgatccaaggtcaaccctggaccaatCTTGGATCGGCCCAATCCTGCCAGTCCTGGTCTAGTTCCCAAGGAGACCGGATCAATCCTTGGTCTTGGGATTCTGGACCAACACTTTGTGCGGGTTGGTCTTGGTCCTGGGAGTTTAGGGTCGATCCAACCCGAACTAACCacgattatatatatatatatatatatatatatatatatatatatatatatatatataaataatatatttaatatagagacatcgccgtcgccgtggactcaccggaacgctaaaccggtgagtttactcactaaaccttgcttaggaggttaattatgcttaaggattatttatattagtttaagtatggattagtgataatatagaatggttagattagccttacATTTAATTTATGTTAATCTAATTAGTGAAATTAGCACCTTTGAGTATGGTTTAGTCGAATTCAGTGGTTTTTTCCTCATAACTGATTCTTGAACTCTcactattttccatttttgtagaTCAAAATGGGTTGTGAATTTGAGGTCAATTCcttcttgagaaattttttagacATCCTCAgatacaacatatatttttctcaagatttttagggaTATAAAAGAAGGAGATACCAACTCCGTCATTTGCAAACGAAACCTCAGTTTTTGCTAGAACTAGTGATCTTTTGGAATTCTAGGGGTTTTTATCTACTCTTAgggttcgaatttcaaaattatatcttcacaaaagttgtttgtcacactttctagtttaacatactcaaattttggaTCAAACGGACATGTTTTGGACCTCGAACCaaacttattttaaaaaatagattttttagaAAACGGACCCAGTTTTGGTACTGAATTGAGTGATTTACTTGACCGAATTTGGAAGGATCTGGGTTAAGGTGTCcctatgaaaaatatttttttatgtgtcatttataacatattcaaatttgggaattttcggaATTCATTTGATTAAGTTtttggatttaaacttggagatgCACGAGTGACCCGGTTTCTGCCAATTATGACCGATTTTAGTTGGGTGATGGTTCTTGATGCTTTGCTTGctttaattagtgtttttaatgacttgtgaatttaatttattagttatttaattctaaaaaattacTATTCATACGAACACTATTCACGCGCACTATTCACGTGCACTGTTCACCCAAGAAGGAAAAGTTGTCTAATTTCATGTGTTTTGATCTTATAATGTGATTTGAGTATATAAATGCATGGACACCTGCATGAATTGAGGTGATCTGTATTGTGTAAAGGGGAACCTGATAGGTTGTGAGCAGGTAAAGGGTTAAGTATTATACGATAGCGAGACTACGTATAAGTTACCTCTAGTGCCTTATACTATTGTTTATTGTAACCAGTTGTAACCAGGGGCTAAGTATTATATGACAACTTGAGTCACATGGAAATTACCTCTAAAGAGTATTGTCATGCATAGTGAAGGgctaagtactacacgatatTAGAACtcgtgtgagtcacctctagaATTTTGTATTATTGCTATTTGTGGTCAAGGGCTAAATACTATAGATATTGGAACTTGTTTGAGTCACTTCTAGAGCCTTACACTATTGTTATATGTGgtcaaggactaagtactaTAGATATTGGAACTTGTTTGagtcacctctagagccttaCACTATTGCTATATGTGgtcaaggactaagtactacacaatGGCGAGATTTCGTGTGGGTCACTTCTAGAGTCTTAGATTATCGCTTATTGTAACCAagggctaagtgttacatggTGACTTAAGTCGCATGGGAActacctctagagccttgagtTTGTTTATTGAGTGGGGATGTTGAGTGAAATTAGAAATTGGATCATTGAAAGTGAATATTGAGGGTAGATTGAACCACCAATATGATTTACCCGCGTctgattatgggacgaaattgtaTGACACGAAATGAGACgtatcataacgatttggccttataatcggaacTTCTatgtttgattgattttatagTGAGATGTTCTAATTGATGAgtgcattaattatatgtatttgtgatatgaactgtgctgacgtGCGGGAATGAACTAAGATGAGATAAGTCCCCTGTTCTcattgtgtggttgtgtggctagagcgtctcgaggcgtatttccttcctaataagggtttagggggtggacttactgagacattatctcactggttattgtataaggtccttagatggtggttGTGGAAGACCGAAGCCTTGAAGTCTGGGAAGGTGGAGTCTAAGGGATCAGCATATATGACCTACCAGTATGTTGTAGGACAGCTTCTTTGAGAATCGATCTTTTGTAGGTTTTTTACTAGACTCATTTGTACCTAAACCTCGTtatttataaaagtgtgtttttGTGAAATGtgccctgctttcctatccATGTTGTTTGTTGTCAAGGGCTTAATGTTTCGCTTCCACGTGTGCATTAAATCGAATTGGGTCGGCGACGAGACCTGGAacgtcgcatttgtatcgaccattgagggatgggTACGCGCTCGAGGAACGAGGCGTGATAGGTCTGGTTCTCAATTGccttttcaaggagtacaaaaaattaaataaaaaattatcggttggtcctGCGTTAATCTTGGAATTGGACCAAACACATTGGATTGGTTCGGTCCTCAATTACCTTTTCATatagtacaaaaaataaaataaataaattatcgattggtTCCAAGTTGATCCTGGAACCAGACCGAACCCACTGGGTCAATCTAGTCCTCGGTCCCaaactcaatagggtcggtcctcggtcccaaaaattgaggatcagTACTATGCGGGTTAGTCCTAGGGTAAGGGGGTGGATCGACCTAACCCGGaacatgctcacccctaatgtaAGCAAAATCATCCAATAAGAATTCTCAAAAACTATAAACCATATGTACCAGTAAAGAATTGAAGAAGTACCTAGGAGTCCATAGGGTGTAATGCTTTCCATACTTAGCATGTAAAATGACAGAACGATCCGCACATAGGAAGGCAAGCTTAGAGTAGTCATCACCCAAAACGCAGCCAATATAGCACAATATTTGCACAACATGAGAACTGGTTCAAACAATACATCCCACCACTTAACATCCCAAAAAACTTCGAACATTAAATTCCACAGAGCAAAGTGGAAATAATTTCAACTTTACAAACTATTGCCGCGCAGATGGCTAAGATGCTATCATCCTTCTTATCCTTCTAGTCATGCAAATATAGAACCAATAAACCCTTACAACTCAGAGAACTAAATCACGTTTCAGCAGAGAATTTAACCATACATTAGTTTTCTTGAATTTAtagataaatattatatattactCAAGAAGTCATCCTGCCCGTATGGATATTATTGTTTGtctggatcttttttttttcatttactgCAATAAAGGGTCGCTATGTGTCTGAAGTAccattaaaaaagaagattCTCTACGAATGTCCAACTTCTTCTTGTAAATTTGCGCAATAGTTCTACGAATATATAAACACAAGTTAACaataaaaatttggatttattcCTTCATAGGGTAAAGGAAATCTAGATGCCTGGAGAGTATATCTTTGCTTCTTTCAAACACCTGTTTGTAGTTACCTTCATCATCCTAAACACTAAGCATTACTAGATATTTATGAAATGTAATTACATATTATGCAATTAGGCCCtcgtttgtctttttttttttttttttttttggggggggatgGTAAATCTCACCATCACCATTTTTAAATGCGCTCAATTAGCTTTGACATATGTTGCTAGGACTGAAAGAGTAAGTTCTTTTCATTTATACACTAGTTAAAGTAAGATAAGTAGTACAGCATGAACTCAATATCATCTAAAGCTCTTCGAAccgggcaaaaagaaaatgctcgAAGAAATTCTCGGAGTACATTCAGGATGTGTAGAGGGGCATGATATtataaataactaattaattaatttaaaaaaaaaaaactagttgaAAGACTTCATTGATATTAATTTGTTGCAGCTTTCTTTTGACATCAAGTTCAAAACTAATGGAGAAACTATTTTTACATTATCTGGTTCCCAAGTTGCCTAGGAAGTTTACATGGCTTCTCTTCCGATGATCAAATAATGCTGACAGCTTCTCCTTCAAATCCCCGCACTCCACACCCCTGCTTCTCTCAACCTTTAAAATTCAAGTTATCACCATGCATGTCATTAATACATCTATACGCTATACCATGTCGTGGAGAATTCTGTAAGtttaaatcaaatcaaagaaaataaatgggtcattaacGATTGTAAAGCACCTGAACGTGTAGATTGTAGAAGGTTGTTTTCATTCCTCCGCATGACTCGAAGGTGGAAGAGCTTATTACAGGAAATCCCAGATAATCCAAGGCGAGCAAGACCTCAGAGAAATCGACAGTCTTATGAGTCATGGCCTTTCTGGTGCTTATTTGAATTGCAACCTCACTCTCACTCAAACGAGTCGTAGAGATGGATGGCACCAAAATTTGAAGTGAACCTTTCCCTCTGCTAATTTCTTGGTGACTAGTGTAATAATCTCCATCTCGGGAAGCATTAATTCTTGATAACagcttttccttctcttgaGTCAGTTTCTCCACTTGCTGTTGCATTTCCGGAATGTATTTCAGCGCTCGAGACACCGTTGTCGGGATACTTAACTTTTTCTGAAGGAAAAGGAATGAGATCAAACTCCGTTAAAACCAAATTTTCGGGgcaattttctctaatttttctagTACCTAAATGTTGAGATAAATTGAGTATGCGGTGACTTGAAGTTGAATCAGCTAttgacaaaaatggaaaaaggatATTAGAAGTGTAGTTACTTTTGTACTTTTCAAGCAATCACTTTAATACCGTATCAATTGAAAAACAATCCCTTAAGTATCTCTTGtgataaattttgacaaaatgtgaaattttaatgtttACTTGGCTTTcttgtaaaaaggaaaatccaagTGGACAATAATCTGGCACTTAAAACTcatcctctcttctttctctaatCCTACATAGACtaatctcagagagagagaagggggtggGGAGGGAGGGATTGTGTGTCAAGCTTAAGCTCTTATTATGTCATGGTTC
The nucleotide sequence above comes from Eucalyptus grandis isolate ANBG69807.140 chromosome 2, ASM1654582v1, whole genome shotgun sequence. Encoded proteins:
- the LOC120290431 gene encoding transcription factor ORG2-like encodes the protein MHRDAYTCYSPPLLRFPFSSPPTLSPPADLALDPLDVPFGGAKGEEATMVKKLSHNASERDRRKKMNGLYSTLRSLLPAADRMKKLSIPTTVSRALKYIPEMQQQVEKLTQEKEKLLSRINASRDGDYYTSHQEISRGKGSLQILVPSISTTRLSESEVAIQISTRKAMTHKTVDFSEVLLALDYLGFPVISSSTFESCGGMKTTFYNLHVQVERSRGVECGDLKEKLSALFDHRKRSHVNFLGNLGTR